A single window of Granulicella mallensis MP5ACTX8 DNA harbors:
- a CDS encoding NAD(+)/NADH kinase, with product MPIAAIISKPQKPELETLLPELMTWLKAHNFDSILDPESAAYVGRSNDAIERPDMCCLEPSIVISLGGDGTLLSAARAFAKTDTPILGVNLGSLGFLTEVPLPELYMTFEAWMRGEAIVDARSLMHAELIRDGQLFRQWDALNDVVLSKGAIARMGEFAIELDGQYVARFRADGVIVSTPTGSTAYTLAADGPILIPSVDAMVLTAICPHLLTIRPIVVPGSSEICVSVDGVPHETYLTVDGQEAVELLLGDRILCKRSERSIQLLRLHPNGLFNVLRSKLSWGER from the coding sequence ATGCCAATAGCCGCCATCATTTCCAAGCCGCAAAAACCCGAGTTGGAAACCCTTCTGCCCGAGTTGATGACGTGGCTCAAGGCACACAACTTCGACTCGATCCTCGACCCTGAGAGCGCCGCCTACGTCGGCCGCAGCAACGATGCGATCGAGCGCCCCGATATGTGCTGCCTGGAGCCCTCGATCGTGATCTCGCTCGGCGGGGATGGAACCCTGCTCTCGGCTGCGCGTGCCTTTGCCAAGACAGACACGCCTATTCTCGGCGTCAATCTCGGCTCTCTTGGGTTCCTGACCGAGGTGCCGCTGCCCGAGCTGTACATGACGTTTGAAGCCTGGATGAGGGGCGAAGCGATTGTCGACGCGCGCAGCCTGATGCACGCGGAGCTTATTCGCGACGGCCAGCTCTTTCGCCAGTGGGATGCGCTGAATGACGTCGTACTTTCAAAGGGCGCCATCGCCCGCATGGGAGAGTTCGCCATCGAGCTGGACGGCCAGTACGTGGCACGCTTTCGCGCGGATGGTGTGATCGTCTCCACGCCGACGGGTTCGACGGCATACACGCTGGCTGCGGATGGTCCTATTCTGATCCCGAGTGTCGATGCCATGGTGCTGACGGCGATCTGTCCGCACCTGCTGACGATCAGGCCGATTGTTGTTCCTGGCAGCTCCGAGATCTGCGTCTCGGTCGACGGGGTGCCGCATGAGACGTATCTCACGGTCGATGGGCAGGAGGCTGTAGAGCTGCTGCTTGGAGATCGCATTCTCTGCAAGCGGTCGGAGCGCAGTATTCAGTTGCTGCGGCTGCATCCTAATGGGCTGTTCAATGTGCTGCGGTCGAAGTTGAGCTGGGGCGAACGGTAG
- a CDS encoding TlyA family RNA methyltransferase has protein sequence MKLRLDKLLVDRGLAASRERAQALILAGRVLVEEQRVDKPGTSVEAEAVVRMLGDDMRFVGRGGLKLEHALETWSIAVEGLSCADIGASTGGFTDCMLQRGATSVLAVDTGYGQIAHKLRVDPRVTLMERTNARLLEPGSLVAHAPQRIGFFCMDVSFISSTLVLPAVVAALAPAGSRWTGDAVVLVKPQFEAGREHVGKGGIVRDPAAQQLAVDRVEAAVLGLGGEALALIDSPILGMEGNREFLLRARFA, from the coding sequence ATGAAACTTCGACTGGACAAGCTTCTGGTGGACCGTGGATTGGCGGCTTCGCGCGAACGCGCGCAGGCGCTCATTCTGGCGGGGCGTGTTCTGGTTGAAGAGCAGCGCGTGGATAAGCCGGGAACCTCGGTTGAGGCCGAGGCTGTAGTGCGTATGCTGGGCGATGACATGCGCTTTGTCGGGCGCGGAGGGCTCAAGCTGGAGCATGCGCTCGAGACCTGGTCGATCGCTGTAGAGGGGCTCTCCTGCGCCGACATCGGTGCTTCTACCGGCGGATTTACCGACTGCATGCTGCAGCGGGGCGCGACCAGCGTGCTGGCGGTCGATACGGGCTATGGGCAGATCGCGCACAAACTGCGCGTCGACCCGCGTGTGACCCTGATGGAGCGTACCAATGCGCGCCTACTTGAGCCGGGCTCCCTGGTGGCTCATGCGCCGCAGCGCATCGGTTTCTTCTGCATGGATGTCAGCTTCATCTCCTCGACCCTTGTGCTGCCGGCGGTGGTAGCCGCGCTCGCTCCTGCGGGCAGCCGCTGGACGGGCGATGCGGTGGTGCTGGTAAAGCCCCAGTTTGAGGCTGGACGCGAGCACGTCGGCAAGGGGGGCATCGTACGTGATCCGGCGGCTCAGCAGCTTGCTGTGGATCGCGTGGAGGCTGCCGTGCTCGGGCTTGGCGGCGAGGCGCTGGCCCTGATCGACTCCCCGATCCTTGGCATGGAAGGCAACCGCGAGTTTCTGTTGCGCGCTCGTTTTGCCTGA
- a CDS encoding YncE family protein — MQQTAVKERRNLLAVFTVAAAAAVFACGCGNQYRPVVTATNPVGPAGQPSGQYAIAISNPGPDPANAATCQFLPGLLTFVDVSGDTVLSTPNILQLPTLSPALPSPCGAPTPVNPNMFALNAAGATTGSGSTTVSTSGYVVNPQGSFNEFPLGNPTTLLTQDVVQTALAEGANPISMSAISVGTTGETVFVTQAGTLPSVGPSIAALSVSPTPSLLQPINLPPGQIPGYVVGADGTQRVYAISQDAGGNGEVSSIEGTQLATSATIPVGTNPVYGVMTPDTRRAFILNQGSNNISVINVVNNAPDTGVQFPKSSVGTIPLAVGTNPVWADLSTINSQLAVLSKGDGTTPGTLTIINIPLCNIASPTGNPTCNLANPTDANNFGTVLGTVSVGVNPSMVSVLSDGTQAYVVNNSDPVHCAATEGSVSVVSLSSFTVTATICGITTALASDPNANPTLVHGHPATIASTAGKPTGKVYVTSPDSEDLTIIRTDNNTVETHITLQGVGIRVLTTQH; from the coding sequence ATGCAACAAACAGCAGTAAAGGAGCGGCGCAACCTGTTGGCCGTCTTCACGGTAGCCGCTGCGGCGGCGGTTTTTGCGTGCGGTTGCGGCAATCAGTACCGCCCTGTCGTTACGGCTACCAATCCGGTTGGGCCCGCTGGGCAGCCATCTGGTCAGTACGCTATAGCGATCTCCAATCCTGGACCTGATCCTGCAAACGCGGCTACCTGCCAGTTTTTGCCTGGACTGCTCACGTTTGTCGATGTCTCGGGCGATACGGTGCTTTCAACGCCCAACATCCTTCAGCTTCCGACGCTTTCGCCAGCGCTGCCGTCTCCCTGCGGTGCTCCTACCCCTGTCAATCCGAATATGTTTGCGCTCAATGCCGCCGGAGCGACTACAGGCAGTGGATCGACGACAGTCAGTACTTCCGGATACGTGGTCAACCCCCAGGGAAGCTTCAATGAGTTCCCGCTCGGCAATCCGACAACCCTGCTGACCCAGGACGTCGTGCAGACTGCACTTGCGGAGGGAGCAAATCCTATCAGCATGTCGGCGATCTCTGTGGGAACCACTGGTGAGACGGTGTTTGTAACTCAGGCAGGCACGCTGCCGAGTGTTGGCCCCTCGATTGCGGCACTGAGCGTCTCGCCCACTCCATCGCTGCTGCAACCTATCAACCTTCCTCCCGGCCAGATTCCCGGATATGTGGTTGGCGCCGATGGAACACAGCGTGTTTATGCGATCAGCCAGGATGCAGGCGGCAACGGGGAGGTATCCTCCATCGAAGGCACTCAGTTGGCTACCTCGGCCACTATTCCCGTGGGAACGAATCCGGTCTATGGTGTGATGACGCCCGATACCAGGCGCGCTTTCATCCTGAACCAGGGATCAAACAATATTTCGGTGATCAATGTGGTGAACAATGCACCGGATACCGGTGTACAGTTTCCCAAATCTTCGGTTGGCACGATTCCTTTGGCTGTCGGCACGAATCCGGTCTGGGCGGATCTTTCGACGATCAATTCCCAACTGGCTGTGCTGAGCAAAGGTGACGGCACGACTCCTGGCACTCTCACCATCATCAACATTCCGCTTTGCAATATCGCCTCGCCGACGGGTAATCCTACTTGCAATCTTGCCAATCCGACGGATGCGAATAACTTTGGAACGGTTTTGGGAACGGTTTCCGTCGGTGTTAACCCGAGCATGGTTTCGGTGTTGAGCGATGGCACCCAGGCCTATGTCGTGAATAACAGCGATCCTGTGCACTGCGCTGCCACCGAAGGTTCGGTCAGTGTTGTGAGTCTGTCTTCGTTCACGGTGACTGCAACGATCTGCGGCATCACGACGGCACTGGCATCGGACCCGAATGCGAACCCCACACTGGTGCACGGACACCCGGCTACGATCGCGTCGACCGCTGGTAAGCCGACCGGTAAGGTGTATGTCACCTCTCCGGACAGTGAGGACCTCACAATTATTCGCACCGATAATAATACGGTTGAGACGCATATTACGCTGCAGGGTGTGGGCATTCGCGTTCTGACCACGCAACACTAA
- a CDS encoding protein-disulfide reductase DsbD family protein encodes MSFYNHQMDLRRSLRALPRFATATLALLLCAATPAVRAQLTEVGDGGPGPVKAQHLTVELTSLSPQVAVGGQVQAGLVITIEEHWHVYWTNAGFSGEPPKIHWTLPQGITTGPLQFPPPSRLPLGPYMDYGYEDHVALPFTVTASPSLKPGKVHLDAHVNWLVCSSVCLPGKAHLGLDLDVAKGPLPAPAVVGTLGTAITSLPRPLRPDMSVDVIGGAKEVVFTLKTGGREAEAEIYPFDSGQISDTSDQTVEPLPDGIRVRVPRAHVSPESDQLTPLPATIHGLFKLTDTEAYDFTAKVVPGEVPTPTAGAKKGTDTTGATSVTLFGAIGLAFLGGLILNLMPCVFPVLFIKGMALVNSSTEERGRQRTHGLVYTLGIVASFWVVVAVLLVLRTTGKELGWGFQLQSPVFVAVLASFFFFLALSLAGQFELGLSLTSAGGGLAKKQGLTGSFFTGVLATVVATPCTGPLMGAAIGFALAQPAWLTFLVFTALALGLALPYLALTMQPQWTKILPRPGAWMEVFKQLTSVILFITAIWLTWVFGHLYANDGIDRIVALLACFLVLAIAGWVLGRWPAKWGSTIVAVLLILGGLIIPLRKPAVETLTWQPYTQANFDAARASGKPIFIDFTAAWCLSCQVNERAVLRSKDVESKLIDNHVQLLKADWTQYDPQITQELAAVGRSGVPTYVIYPGSKNSNADVLPELLTKDIVLKAIEKDSKTD; translated from the coding sequence ATGAGCTTCTACAATCATCAAATGGATCTACGACGCTCCCTCCGTGCTCTGCCACGCTTCGCAACGGCCACGCTCGCCCTCCTGCTTTGCGCCGCAACCCCTGCCGTACGTGCCCAGCTCACCGAAGTGGGAGATGGCGGTCCAGGTCCGGTAAAGGCCCAGCACCTCACGGTCGAGCTCACATCGCTGTCCCCGCAGGTTGCCGTTGGCGGACAGGTCCAGGCAGGCCTGGTCATCACCATTGAGGAACACTGGCACGTTTACTGGACCAACGCCGGCTTCTCCGGGGAGCCGCCAAAGATCCACTGGACACTGCCTCAGGGCATCACCACCGGCCCCCTCCAGTTCCCGCCACCCTCACGGTTACCGCTCGGCCCCTACATGGACTACGGCTACGAGGACCATGTAGCGTTGCCCTTCACCGTCACCGCCTCGCCCTCGCTGAAACCTGGCAAAGTGCATCTGGATGCACATGTGAACTGGCTGGTATGCAGCAGCGTCTGCCTGCCGGGTAAAGCCCATCTCGGCCTCGACCTTGACGTCGCAAAAGGCCCGCTGCCGGCGCCGGCCGTCGTTGGCACCCTTGGCACGGCTATCACCAGCCTTCCCCGGCCGCTGCGTCCCGATATGAGCGTCGATGTGATCGGCGGAGCCAAAGAGGTCGTCTTTACCCTGAAAACCGGCGGACGCGAGGCAGAAGCGGAAATTTATCCGTTCGACTCCGGCCAGATCAGCGATACCTCCGACCAGACCGTCGAGCCACTGCCCGATGGCATTCGCGTGCGCGTGCCCCGGGCGCACGTCTCGCCTGAGTCCGATCAGCTTACGCCCCTCCCGGCAACGATTCATGGCCTCTTCAAACTGACCGATACCGAGGCCTACGATTTCACAGCGAAAGTCGTTCCGGGGGAGGTTCCAACCCCCACTGCCGGAGCGAAGAAGGGCACGGATACCACCGGTGCAACCAGCGTGACCCTCTTCGGAGCCATTGGTCTCGCCTTTCTCGGCGGACTGATCCTTAACCTGATGCCGTGCGTCTTCCCCGTGCTCTTCATCAAGGGCATGGCATTGGTGAACTCCTCCACGGAGGAACGTGGTCGTCAGCGAACCCATGGGCTCGTCTACACGCTGGGCATCGTCGCCTCGTTCTGGGTTGTGGTCGCCGTGCTGCTCGTCCTGCGAACAACAGGCAAAGAGCTGGGCTGGGGCTTCCAGCTTCAGTCTCCGGTGTTCGTCGCCGTGCTGGCCTCGTTCTTCTTCTTCCTCGCCCTGTCGCTCGCCGGACAGTTTGAGCTCGGGCTCTCGCTCACCAGCGCCGGCGGAGGCCTGGCTAAGAAGCAAGGCCTAACAGGCAGCTTCTTCACCGGAGTGCTCGCCACCGTCGTAGCAACACCCTGCACAGGTCCTCTGATGGGCGCGGCCATCGGCTTCGCCCTTGCGCAACCGGCGTGGCTCACATTCCTCGTCTTCACTGCGCTTGCCCTGGGTCTCGCGCTGCCCTATCTCGCACTCACCATGCAACCGCAGTGGACGAAAATTCTGCCCAGGCCCGGCGCCTGGATGGAAGTGTTCAAGCAGCTCACCTCGGTGATCCTGTTCATCACTGCCATCTGGCTCACCTGGGTCTTCGGACACCTCTACGCAAACGATGGCATCGACCGCATCGTCGCGTTGCTGGCCTGCTTCCTGGTGCTGGCGATTGCCGGCTGGGTGCTGGGACGCTGGCCCGCCAAATGGGGTTCGACCATCGTCGCAGTCCTGCTGATTCTTGGAGGGCTCATCATCCCGCTGCGTAAGCCCGCGGTTGAGACGCTAACCTGGCAACCTTACACACAGGCGAACTTCGATGCCGCACGCGCATCCGGCAAGCCCATCTTCATCGACTTCACCGCCGCCTGGTGCCTGAGCTGCCAGGTCAACGAGCGCGCCGTTCTACGCTCAAAGGATGTCGAGTCGAAGCTCATCGACAACCACGTCCAACTGCTCAAGGCCGACTGGACACAGTACGACCCGCAGATCACGCAGGAGTTAGCTGCGGTAGGCCGCAGCGGCGTCCCCACCTACGTCATCTACCCCGGAAGCAAGAACTCCAATGCCGATGTGCTGCCTGAGTTGCTGACCAAGGATATTGTGCTGAAGGCCATCGAGAAGGACAGCAAAACCGACTAG
- a CDS encoding pepsin/retropepsin-like aspartic protease family protein — protein MKASSSCQLSSCRAGGLIVLLLAILAPTLQMKAQSSKTKPAFSLPFVNHDGYIIVSLDFNKAGPRFFLVDTGLSDTMLDSGFAEQMKLDTYEEKGLKATGIFSQDAIPARVARKGVIHQKKLSFASGPYPIFNISGLSQGLGIDLAGVLGFPIFGKYVVEINYDTKTLDYFKPKKFEYQGSGQVLPLKGSRKLIIDAGLTLNNCQQVSVPLILDTGSNDSLQLDKTAQIKYGFPGKQPLHSNGKGTIVMGGPEGTEMEPSSKAGKIKSLQLGSYTLPDVETVFAERDAVTEDSAPTDGVLGVELLSQFNIIVNKPNGSLILESRKSMVTNQPPACVPSS, from the coding sequence TTGAAGGCTTCTTCCTCCTGTCAGCTAAGCTCTTGTCGAGCAGGAGGACTGATCGTCCTCCTGCTCGCAATCTTGGCTCCAACCCTCCAGATGAAGGCCCAAAGCAGCAAAACAAAACCTGCCTTTTCACTTCCCTTCGTAAATCACGATGGCTATATTATTGTGAGTCTCGACTTTAACAAAGCAGGTCCCAGATTTTTCCTTGTAGATACAGGACTCTCCGATACGATGCTTGACTCGGGGTTCGCCGAGCAAATGAAACTGGATACATACGAGGAGAAAGGGCTCAAAGCTACTGGGATCTTCAGTCAGGATGCTATCCCTGCGCGTGTTGCCCGCAAAGGTGTTATCCATCAAAAGAAATTGTCCTTTGCAAGTGGCCCTTACCCAATCTTTAATATAAGTGGCTTGAGCCAAGGGCTGGGAATCGACCTGGCTGGCGTTTTAGGATTTCCAATTTTTGGGAAATACGTCGTCGAAATCAACTACGATACAAAGACCCTCGACTACTTCAAACCGAAGAAGTTCGAATATCAAGGTTCGGGGCAAGTACTTCCACTCAAAGGATCTCGAAAGTTGATTATCGATGCGGGACTGACGTTAAACAACTGCCAACAAGTCTCCGTCCCGCTAATTCTCGACACCGGCTCTAACGATTCTCTGCAGTTAGACAAGACTGCACAGATAAAGTACGGTTTTCCTGGAAAACAGCCCCTGCACTCTAATGGCAAAGGGACTATCGTAATGGGCGGGCCTGAGGGAACGGAGATGGAACCCAGTAGCAAAGCGGGGAAGATCAAGTCCTTGCAGCTTGGTTCCTACACTTTACCGGATGTCGAAACCGTTTTCGCGGAAAGAGACGCTGTCACCGAAGATAGTGCACCCACAGACGGAGTTCTCGGCGTCGAGCTTCTATCTCAATTCAACATCATCGTCAATAAACCAAATGGCAGCCTGATTCTAGAGTCACGTAAATCTATGGTAACGAATCAACCTCCAGCATGCGTACCGTCGAGCTAG
- a CDS encoding pepsin/retropepsin-like aspartic protease family protein — MKPAFSLPFVDHDGYIIVSLDFNKAGPKFFLVDTGVTDTVLDSGFAEQMKLDTHEEKRLKATGGFSHDVIPTRVVDKGVIHRKGLSFARGPYPVFDMSGFSQFFEIDLAGILGYPLFGKYVVEINYDTKSLDFFKPKKFKYQGAGQIFQLKGSRKLIIDAGLTLNSCQQVSVPLFLDTGSNDSLQLDKTAQQKYGLPGKQPLHPNGEGTIVMGGPEGTEVEPSSKAGKIKSLQLGSYALPDVETVFAERDTITEDSVWTDGDLGVDVLSQFNIIVNKPNGSLILEPRKPMATNQPQTCVPLN; from the coding sequence ATGAAACCTGCCTTTTCACTTCCCTTCGTGGATCACGATGGCTATATCATTGTGAGTCTCGATTTTAACAAGGCAGGCCCCAAGTTTTTCCTTGTAGATACAGGAGTCACTGATACCGTACTTGACTCGGGGTTCGCCGAGCAGATGAAGTTGGATACACACGAGGAGAAACGACTCAAAGCTACCGGTGGCTTCAGTCATGATGTTATTCCCACCCGTGTCGTTGACAAGGGTGTTATCCACAGAAAAGGGTTGTCCTTTGCGCGTGGCCCTTACCCCGTCTTTGATATGAGTGGTTTCAGTCAATTCTTTGAAATCGACTTAGCGGGCATCTTAGGGTATCCACTTTTTGGAAAGTACGTCGTCGAAATCAACTACGATACAAAGAGCCTGGACTTTTTCAAACCCAAGAAGTTTAAATATCAAGGCGCGGGACAGATATTTCAACTCAAAGGATCTCGAAAGCTGATCATTGATGCCGGGTTGACGTTAAATAGCTGCCAACAGGTTTCCGTTCCTCTATTTCTCGACACCGGCTCTAACGATTCTCTTCAGCTTGATAAGACCGCACAGCAAAAGTATGGCCTTCCTGGAAAACAGCCTCTGCACCCTAATGGCGAGGGGACTATCGTAATGGGCGGACCTGAGGGAACTGAGGTGGAACCCAGTAGCAAAGCGGGAAAGATCAAGTCCTTGCAACTTGGTTCCTACGCTTTACCGGATGTCGAAACCGTTTTCGCGGAAAGAGACACTATCACCGAAGATAGTGTATGGACAGACGGGGATCTCGGGGTTGACGTCCTGTCTCAATTCAACATCATCGTCAATAAACCAAATGGCAGCCTAATTCTGGAACCACGTAAACCTATGGCAACGAACCAACCTCAGACGTGCGTGCCATTGAATTAG
- a CDS encoding 5-(carboxyamino)imidazole ribonucleotide synthase codes for MTQTARTRIGILGAGQLALMLAEAGRRLDVDIICAGQPGDCAEQVAPVVAVDLDDAAAVAAFAAQVDLVTIESENIDATVLHGLNLYPNARAVGIAQDRLPEKSFFQVCGIGTAPFAPVDSLQDLERAIVSTGLPAILKTRRMGYDGKGQVRLHRPEDAAAAWEEIGRVSCILEGMLRFDAEVSLIAARGRTGQIVFYPLIENHHRDGILRTSIAPYAHASTLQAQAEAYMTKILEELDYVGVLAIEFFVQGDTLRANEMAPRVHNSGHWTIEGSKTSQFENHLRAIAGMELGSTESRPTVMLNCIGMMPSVEETAQFPVLFRHDYGKESRPGRKVGHLTCAASETTVIAEWQRRLGQI; via the coding sequence ATGACACAGACAGCACGAACCCGTATCGGTATCCTCGGCGCCGGGCAGTTGGCGCTCATGCTGGCAGAGGCAGGCAGGCGGCTTGACGTGGATATCATCTGCGCCGGCCAGCCTGGCGACTGTGCCGAACAGGTTGCGCCGGTGGTAGCTGTCGATCTGGACGACGCGGCAGCGGTCGCAGCGTTTGCGGCTCAGGTCGATCTGGTCACGATCGAGAGCGAGAACATCGATGCGACTGTGCTGCACGGGTTGAACCTCTATCCGAACGCGCGCGCTGTCGGCATTGCGCAGGACCGCCTGCCGGAGAAGAGTTTCTTTCAGGTCTGCGGCATCGGCACTGCGCCGTTTGCGCCAGTCGATAGCCTGCAGGATTTGGAGCGGGCGATCGTTTCTACCGGACTGCCGGCGATTCTCAAGACGCGCCGCATGGGCTACGACGGCAAGGGGCAGGTGCGGTTGCATCGTCCTGAAGATGCTGCGGCGGCGTGGGAGGAGATCGGCCGTGTGTCGTGCATCCTCGAGGGGATGCTGCGGTTCGATGCCGAGGTATCGCTGATTGCGGCACGCGGACGGACGGGGCAGATTGTGTTCTATCCGCTGATCGAAAACCATCATCGCGACGGTATCTTGCGGACCTCTATCGCGCCCTATGCTCATGCTTCTACTTTGCAGGCGCAGGCTGAAGCCTATATGACGAAGATTCTGGAAGAACTCGACTATGTCGGTGTGCTGGCGATCGAGTTCTTTGTGCAGGGAGATACGCTGCGGGCCAATGAAATGGCGCCGCGGGTGCATAACTCCGGCCACTGGACGATTGAAGGCTCAAAGACCTCGCAGTTTGAAAATCATCTGCGTGCTATTGCGGGGATGGAGCTGGGCAGCACGGAGAGCCGGCCGACGGTCATGCTGAACTGCATTGGAATGATGCCTTCGGTAGAAGAGACGGCGCAGTTTCCGGTGTTGTTTCGGCACGACTACGGCAAGGAGTCTCGACCTGGGCGTAAGGTGGGGCACCTGACGTGCGCGGCGTCTGAGACAACAGTGATTGCAGAGTGGCAGCGGCGGCTGGGGCAGATTTAG
- the purE gene encoding 5-(carboxyamino)imidazole ribonucleotide mutase: MAKQKNIYVGIIMGSKSDWPTMEEAAKVLDEFGIGYEAEVVSAHRTPDKMIKYAESAKDRGLRLIIAGAGGAAHLPGMVASKTSLPVLGVPVKSRALDGLDSLLSIAQMPAGIPVATFAIGPAGAKNAALFAVAVLALEDKALAAKLEKFRSTQTKTVLKNPNPRA, translated from the coding sequence ATGGCGAAGCAGAAAAATATCTATGTCGGCATCATCATGGGATCGAAGTCCGACTGGCCGACGATGGAAGAGGCCGCGAAGGTGCTGGATGAGTTTGGCATCGGCTATGAGGCTGAGGTTGTCTCCGCGCATCGCACGCCGGACAAGATGATCAAGTACGCCGAGAGCGCGAAGGACCGTGGTCTGCGACTCATCATCGCGGGTGCAGGTGGGGCCGCTCATCTGCCGGGAATGGTGGCATCGAAGACAAGCCTTCCGGTGCTGGGAGTTCCGGTGAAGAGCCGCGCGCTGGATGGACTGGATTCACTGCTATCAATCGCGCAGATGCCTGCGGGCATTCCTGTTGCGACGTTCGCCATCGGCCCGGCAGGAGCGAAGAATGCGGCGCTGTTTGCCGTGGCGGTTCTGGCGCTCGAAGACAAAGCTCTTGCAGCGAAGCTGGAGAAGTTTCGCAGCACCCAGACGAAGACCGTTTTGAAGAACCCGAATCCGCGCGCATGA
- the purN gene encoding phosphoribosylglycinamide formyltransferase — protein MSLKIGVLGSTRGTALQGVIDAIEGGTLDVEIALIVSDKATAPILQRAADHNIPSAFLSPAGLTREVYDAQVTEALQNAGVQLVLLIGYMRIVSASFVEAWRGRLLNVHPSLLPAFGGKMNKSVHEAVLAAGVTETGCTIHQVTEDVDAGPIVLQKRCAVLPDDTVDSLKDRVQALEQVAFVEVLQGWRV, from the coding sequence ATGAGTTTGAAGATTGGTGTTCTCGGATCAACCCGCGGTACAGCTTTGCAGGGCGTCATCGACGCCATTGAAGGCGGCACGCTCGACGTAGAGATCGCGTTGATCGTATCGGATAAGGCTACGGCCCCGATCCTGCAAAGGGCTGCGGATCACAACATCCCCTCGGCCTTTCTTTCTCCTGCCGGGCTGACACGTGAGGTCTATGACGCGCAGGTAACGGAGGCGTTGCAAAACGCGGGCGTGCAGCTTGTTTTACTGATCGGTTATATGCGGATCGTCTCCGCCTCTTTTGTTGAGGCGTGGCGCGGGCGGCTGCTCAATGTGCATCCTTCGCTGCTGCCGGCCTTTGGCGGCAAGATGAACAAGAGCGTGCATGAGGCGGTTCTGGCCGCTGGAGTGACCGAGACTGGCTGCACGATTCACCAGGTAACGGAAGACGTGGACGCGGGGCCGATCGTGCTGCAGAAGCGCTGCGCTGTGCTGCCGGACGATACGGTGGATAGCCTGAAGGATCGCGTGCAGGCGCTGGAGCAAGTGGCATTCGTCGAAGTCCTGCAGGGTTGGAGAGTGTAA
- the purD gene encoding phosphoribosylamine--glycine ligase: MKEKILIIGSGAREHAIAVALARSPQQPELICFSGARNPGIAELCGAYGIGSITDASAVAAFAVEHTPTLAIVGPEAPLATGVADALWAAKIPVVGPTQALARIESSKGFARELLAKYNIPGNPFFQRFESLDGLEEVLGRFPNRHVIKDDGLAGGKGVKVCGDHLLSQDDSLAFCSELVESGHPFVVEEKIEGEEFSLMSFCDGETLRHMPAVQDHKRAYEGDKGPNTGGMGTYTDADHKLPFLTDADIAEAQTINERVTAALAQECGAPYQGILYGGFMVTKDGVKLIEYNARFGDPESLNLLSLLETDFVAVCRAIADQTLDQQTVSFAGEASVCKYIVPDGYPDAPRKGDAVSLPSQLPAEVTLFLSAVDVKDGELIATGSRTVAVVGRAATIAEAEVLCEQVVQQIPGPFFHRTDIGTAALIARRVEHMKSLRSA, translated from the coding sequence ATGAAGGAAAAGATTCTGATCATTGGCTCGGGCGCGCGTGAGCATGCCATCGCGGTGGCGCTGGCGCGTTCGCCGCAACAGCCTGAGTTGATCTGCTTTAGTGGAGCACGCAATCCAGGTATCGCAGAGCTCTGCGGTGCTTATGGGATTGGCAGCATCACGGATGCGAGCGCGGTTGCGGCGTTTGCGGTAGAACATACGCCGACGCTGGCGATCGTTGGACCTGAAGCGCCGCTGGCTACGGGCGTTGCCGATGCGTTGTGGGCTGCGAAGATTCCTGTGGTCGGTCCGACGCAGGCGCTCGCGCGTATCGAATCGAGCAAAGGTTTTGCACGAGAGCTGCTGGCGAAGTACAACATTCCCGGCAACCCTTTCTTTCAGCGCTTCGAGTCGCTGGATGGTTTGGAAGAGGTGCTTGGGAGGTTTCCGAACCGGCACGTTATCAAGGATGATGGGCTGGCTGGTGGCAAAGGTGTAAAGGTCTGTGGCGATCATCTGCTGTCGCAGGACGATAGCCTGGCCTTCTGCAGTGAACTGGTGGAGAGCGGTCATCCCTTTGTAGTGGAAGAGAAGATCGAAGGCGAAGAGTTTTCGCTGATGAGTTTCTGTGACGGCGAGACGCTGCGGCATATGCCTGCAGTGCAGGACCACAAGCGCGCCTACGAGGGCGACAAGGGCCCGAACACCGGCGGCATGGGAACTTACACCGATGCCGACCACAAGCTGCCTTTTCTGACCGATGCCGATATCGCAGAGGCGCAGACGATCAACGAGCGTGTGACGGCGGCTCTTGCGCAGGAGTGCGGCGCGCCGTACCAAGGCATTCTGTATGGCGGTTTCATGGTGACGAAGGATGGCGTCAAGCTGATCGAATACAACGCGCGCTTCGGCGATCCGGAGTCGCTCAATCTGCTGTCGTTGCTGGAGACGGACTTTGTAGCGGTGTGCCGCGCGATTGCGGATCAAACGCTCGATCAACAGACTGTCAGCTTTGCGGGTGAGGCCAGTGTTTGCAAGTACATCGTGCCCGATGGCTATCCTGATGCGCCGCGCAAGGGCGATGCGGTGTCTCTGCCGTCGCAGTTGCCGGCGGAGGTTACGCTGTTCCTGAGTGCGGTGGATGTGAAGGATGGCGAGTTGATTGCGACGGGCTCGCGTACGGTAGCAGTGGTTGGCAGAGCCGCCACGATTGCCGAAGCTGAGGTGCTGTGCGAGCAGGTGGTGCAGCAGATCCCCGGTCCGTTCTTTCATCGCACGGACATCGGTACGGCGGCGTTGATTGCACGCCGTGTCGAACATATGAAATCGCTGAGGTCCGCATGA